The following proteins are co-located in the Telopea speciosissima isolate NSW1024214 ecotype Mountain lineage chromosome 9, Tspe_v1, whole genome shotgun sequence genome:
- the LOC122641086 gene encoding trans-resveratrol di-O-methyltransferase-like, whose translation MDLIEKESGEELFHAQAHIWNHIFGFINSMSLGCAVQLGIPDIVHNHPQPITLSELVMKLAIPKTKTACLFRLMRLLVHSGFFATREVCKYQEEEEEGYVLTPSSRILLKDNAKSMSPFLRAMLDPILLTPWNFLSAWFQGDGLNPFETAHGRNLWDYAGEDNEFNKFFNEAMASDARLVMSVVVTECKVVFEGLKSLIDVGGGTGTVAKTIAETFPSLKCSVFDLPHVVATLEGNENLNYIKGDMFESIPHADAVLLKWILHDWNDEQCIKILKGCKEAISGGDMEGNSGKVIIIEMVVEDRKVDHKSTETQLFFDMLMMTLVTGKERTEKEWEKLFLESGFTHYKITPLLGLRSLIEVYP comes from the exons ATGGATCTCATTGAGAAAGAGAGTGGGGAGGAGTTGTTCCATGCTCAAGCTCATATATGGAACCATATATTTGGCTTCATAAACTCTATGTCCCTTGGATGTGCAGTTCAGCTAGGTATACCAGACATTGTTCACAACCATCCCCAACCCATCACCCTCTCTGAACTGGTCATGAAGCTTGCCATCCCAAAGACCAAGACTGCTTGTCTGTTTCGCCTCATGCGCTTATTGGTGCACTCTGGTTTCTTTGCAACTCGAGAAGTCTGCAAAtatcaggaagaagaagaagaaggatatgtGCTCACACCTTCTTCTAGGATTCTCCTTAAGGATAATGCCAAGAGTATGTCACCCTTCTTGCGAGCAATGCTTGATCCGATATTGTTGACTCCTTGGAATTTCCTTAGTGCATGGTTCCAGGGAGATGGTCTTAATCCATTTGAGACCGCACATGGGAGGAACTTGTGGGACTATGCAGGTGAAGACAATGAGTTTAACAAATTCTTCAACGAAGCAATGGCAAGCGATGCTAGATTGGTGATGAGTGTGGTTGTTACAGAGTGCAAAGTTGTGTTTGAAGGGTTAAAGTCATTGATTGATGTAGGAGGTGGGACAGGAACTGTGGCTAAGACCATTGCTGAAACCTTCCCAAGCTTGAAATGTTCAGTGTTTGACCTACCACATGTGGTTGCTACTTTGGAAGGCAATGAGAACCTAAATTATATTAAAGGTGACATGTTTGAATCCATCCCTCACGCAGATGCAGTTCTGCTCAAG TGGATTCTGCATGACTGGAATGATGAGCAATGCATAAAGATATTGAAGGGATGCAAAGAAGCGATCTCTGGAGGGGACATGGAAGGAAACTCGGGGAAGGTGATCATCATAGAAATGGTGGTTGAGGATAGGAAGGTAGATCACAAGTCAACAGAAACCCAGCTCTTCTTTGATATGTTAATGATGACTttggtcactggaaaagaaaggACAGAGAAAGAATGGGAGAAGCTTTTCTTGGAGTCAGGATTTACTCACTATAAGATCACTCCTCTCTTGGGTTTAAGGTCTCTCATTGAAGTCTACCCTTAG